A genomic segment from Polyangium mundeleinium encodes:
- the rimM gene encoding ribosome maturation factor RimM (Essential for efficient processing of 16S rRNA) has protein sequence MIPRKRATTEADAPRRFVAVAEIARSHGIQGEVRLKVYHEGSDLLGHRPTLKLRFPDGAERTADITSIRSANKAVLARLAGVADRDAADALRGAILLVPRDEFPQLEEGEFYACDIEGARAELGSGEVVGRVLALASYPSCEVLVVERADGTKIEVPLLDDFVASVDTDAGVVRLVTIDGLT, from the coding sequence TTGATCCCGCGTAAACGCGCCACGACCGAGGCCGATGCCCCGCGACGGTTTGTCGCCGTCGCGGAGATCGCGCGCTCCCACGGGATCCAGGGCGAGGTGCGCCTCAAGGTCTACCACGAGGGCTCGGATCTCCTCGGGCACCGGCCGACGCTCAAGCTGCGATTCCCCGACGGCGCAGAGCGCACGGCCGATATCACGTCGATCCGAAGCGCGAACAAGGCGGTGCTCGCGCGGCTCGCGGGCGTCGCCGATCGGGACGCCGCCGACGCGCTGCGCGGGGCCATCCTGCTCGTGCCGAGGGACGAGTTCCCGCAGCTCGAAGAGGGCGAGTTCTACGCGTGCGACATCGAAGGCGCGCGCGCAGAGCTCGGCTCCGGCGAGGTCGTGGGGCGTGTCCTCGCGCTGGCCTCGTATCCGAGCTGCGAGGTGCTCGTCGTCGAACGCGCGGACGGCACGAAGATCGAGGTCCCACTGCTCGACGACTTCGTCGCGTCCGTGGACACCGACGCCGGGGTCGTCCGGCTCGTCACGATCGACGGCCTCACCTGA
- a CDS encoding KH domain-containing protein produces the protein MLLDLVALIARSLVDQPEKVTVREVTGDRFPRIELSVAREDIGKVIGKDGRTAQSIRALLNAAASKAGLRAHLDILD, from the coding sequence ATGCTGCTGGATCTCGTCGCGCTCATCGCGCGGTCGCTCGTGGATCAACCCGAGAAAGTGACCGTCCGCGAGGTCACGGGCGACAGGTTCCCGCGCATCGAGCTCAGCGTGGCGCGTGAGGACATCGGCAAAGTGATCGGCAAGGATGGCCGCACCGCGCAGTCGATCCGCGCGCTCCTCAACGCGGCCGCCAGCAAGGCGGGCCTCCGGGCCCACCTCGACATCCTGGATTGA
- the rpsP gene encoding 30S ribosomal protein S16 — protein MAVHIRLARAGTKKTPFYRIVVADQRAARGGRFIERLGTYDPRRNEIRLDTARVKHWRDVGAQPSHTVELLLKRPDVVAATVAK, from the coding sequence ATGGCCGTTCATATCCGCCTCGCCCGGGCGGGCACGAAGAAGACCCCGTTCTACCGTATCGTCGTCGCCGACCAGCGCGCTGCCCGCGGAGGCCGGTTCATCGAACGTTTGGGCACGTACGACCCGCGCCGCAACGAGATCCGCCTGGACACGGCGCGCGTGAAGCACTGGCGCGACGTCGGTGCCCAGCCCTCGCACACGGTCGAGCTTCTGCTGAAGCGCCCTGACGTCGTCGCGGCGACGGTGGCGAAGTAA
- a CDS encoding DUF4350 domain-containing protein — protein sequence MALGIGLASVDARAAAFDVADTTWEGCSELFGLAVNELGDGRVKAVAVLDWNEVTPNDGVLVLHPLQSMDPEETAAFMKAGGRLAIVDDYGRGEETLRRFHIERTVLPSRPVAALRNNPQLAIAEPVLTGDKGQLTGPHPVVANVQQFVTNHATGLRHPNLSPVLEVRAVGEPPTIVAVAGQVGKGRLFALSDPSGLINQMLRYPGNRSFAVGLAHYLVDEDGGERHGGRLFIVANRFSEEGSFGGKSTLRKDIEGQLRSIGDALAEARQNGLPSWAHWVLALLAVVGVAAWVARAAGRPYKSPHPRFARPVPLVAQGGVAGRFALLSAPSSPPGLLLLELKSALVEALSHKLGAPLDPSADAVISAAERAGGLDERGRSALKDVLAVMQKAEASVVAGRPVRVPRAALRNAAAVVRDVLARAGAITPEPLGHGGANQEKTSDRPAGTSPTSNPSRTPSPPAPAEESAT from the coding sequence GTGGCGCTCGGCATCGGGCTCGCCTCTGTGGACGCACGCGCCGCCGCGTTCGACGTCGCGGACACGACGTGGGAGGGCTGCTCGGAGCTCTTCGGGCTCGCGGTGAACGAGCTCGGCGACGGACGTGTCAAGGCCGTCGCCGTGCTCGACTGGAACGAGGTCACGCCGAACGACGGTGTGCTCGTCCTGCACCCGCTCCAGAGCATGGATCCCGAAGAAACGGCCGCCTTCATGAAGGCCGGCGGGCGCCTGGCGATCGTGGACGACTACGGCCGCGGCGAGGAGACGCTGCGGCGCTTCCACATCGAGCGGACCGTTCTGCCCTCACGCCCTGTGGCAGCGCTGCGCAACAACCCGCAGCTCGCGATCGCCGAGCCCGTGCTCACGGGCGACAAGGGGCAACTCACCGGCCCGCACCCGGTCGTCGCAAACGTGCAGCAGTTCGTCACGAACCACGCGACGGGGCTCCGCCACCCGAACCTCTCGCCCGTGCTCGAGGTGCGCGCCGTCGGCGAGCCCCCGACGATCGTCGCGGTCGCGGGCCAGGTCGGCAAGGGCCGGCTCTTCGCGCTGAGCGATCCCTCGGGCCTCATCAACCAGATGCTGCGCTACCCCGGCAACCGCTCGTTCGCCGTGGGCCTCGCGCACTACCTCGTCGACGAGGACGGCGGCGAACGGCATGGCGGCAGGCTCTTCATCGTCGCCAACCGCTTCTCCGAGGAAGGCTCGTTCGGCGGCAAGTCGACGCTGCGCAAGGACATCGAGGGCCAGCTCCGATCGATCGGCGACGCCCTCGCGGAGGCGCGTCAGAACGGGCTGCCGAGCTGGGCGCATTGGGTGCTCGCGCTGCTCGCGGTGGTCGGCGTGGCCGCGTGGGTCGCGCGGGCCGCGGGGCGGCCGTACAAGAGCCCGCATCCACGCTTCGCGCGACCCGTGCCGCTCGTGGCGCAGGGAGGCGTGGCCGGGCGCTTCGCCTTGCTCTCGGCGCCGTCGTCGCCACCGGGGCTGCTCCTGCTCGAGCTGAAAAGCGCGCTCGTCGAGGCTCTCTCGCACAAGCTCGGCGCGCCCCTCGATCCGTCGGCAGACGCGGTGATTTCTGCGGCCGAGCGCGCGGGAGGCCTTGACGAGCGTGGCCGCTCGGCCTTGAAAGATGTCCTCGCCGTGATGCAAAAAGCCGAAGCCTCCGTCGTCGCGGGCCGGCCGGTGCGCGTGCCCCGCGCGGCGCTGCGGAACGCCGCCGCCGTCGTGAGGGACGTGCTCGCCAGGGCGGGCGCGATCACCCCAGAGCCACTCGGCCACGGCGGCGCGAACCAAGAGAAGACTTCCGATCGCCCGGCGGGAACGAGCCCGACGAGCAACCCCTCACGAACCCCGAGCCCGCCCGCACCCGCAGAGGAGAGCGCCACTTGA
- a CDS encoding AAA family ATPase, which translates to MTQAVAIEEIAAAKERLDALRREITRVYIGPSRTVDLMLTALLAQGHVLLEGVPGVAKTTLVKAYASALGASVRRIQFTPDLLPADITGTYVLSPKEGTFSLRPGPIFANVVLADEINRAPAKTQSALLEAMQERQVTIEGDRFELPAPFMVLATQNPIDLEGTYPLPEAQIDRFLVRVAIGYPNAKDEVAMLRAHNAEPPRARSVLSVEELLSLQSIARRIHVEDDIYEYAVGLTTFTRSHARVLLGASPRATLGLVQAAKSAAVIAGRPFVTPDDVRGVATSVLSHRLVLVPEAEGDARARDAVVEDAVQRVAYRRAVRPV; encoded by the coding sequence TTGACCCAGGCCGTCGCCATCGAGGAGATCGCCGCCGCCAAAGAGCGGCTGGACGCGCTCCGCCGGGAGATCACGCGCGTCTACATCGGTCCCTCGCGCACCGTGGATCTCATGCTCACCGCGCTGCTCGCGCAGGGCCACGTGCTCCTCGAGGGCGTGCCCGGCGTCGCCAAGACGACGCTCGTGAAGGCGTACGCGTCGGCGCTCGGCGCCTCGGTGCGGCGCATCCAGTTCACGCCGGATCTCCTGCCCGCCGACATCACCGGTACGTACGTGCTCTCGCCGAAGGAGGGCACGTTCTCGCTCCGGCCGGGTCCGATCTTCGCGAACGTCGTGCTCGCCGACGAGATCAACCGCGCGCCCGCGAAGACGCAGTCCGCGCTGCTCGAAGCGATGCAGGAGCGGCAGGTGACGATCGAGGGCGATCGGTTCGAGCTGCCCGCGCCGTTCATGGTGCTCGCGACGCAGAACCCGATCGATCTCGAAGGGACGTACCCGCTGCCCGAGGCGCAGATCGATCGGTTCCTCGTGCGCGTCGCCATCGGCTACCCGAACGCGAAGGACGAGGTGGCGATGCTCCGCGCACACAACGCCGAGCCGCCGCGCGCGCGCTCTGTGCTCAGTGTGGAGGAGCTGCTCTCGCTCCAAAGCATCGCGCGGCGGATCCACGTGGAGGACGATATCTACGAGTACGCCGTCGGCCTGACGACGTTCACTCGCTCGCATGCGCGCGTGCTGCTCGGCGCTTCGCCGCGCGCGACGCTCGGGCTCGTGCAGGCCGCGAAGAGCGCGGCCGTGATCGCAGGTCGGCCGTTCGTCACGCCGGACGACGTGCGCGGTGTCGCGACGTCGGTCCTCTCGCACAGGCTCGTGCTCGTGCCCGAGGCCGAAGGCGACGCGCGCGCACGGGACGCGGTCGTGGAGGACGCCGTGCAGCGCGTGGCCTACCGGCGCGCGGTGCGGCCGGTCTAA
- a CDS encoding DUF58 domain-containing protein codes for MQLFPTRTAAHLSIAAISVAGVGLVAREPAIVGWGGAMLLAMALARAVTLVSVSRIRAAGFEMLWSGPRRVVRTGRGSTIEIEAEVRNRDTLAARYVRLRPIASSQLQITIEPSAGEVMASGRLKVKVSVHAPRVGQHGVHGLALEVHGAPGLFEVPLTFANPFGVEVLPRPFAAWLPSPRGGRSKLLASSGRPGRARGEGSDLRELREHLPGDPFRRIAWKASARRGVLLVREFEREERDVVWVVLDASVELWAGPLGRAPLDLAIDEAASICTRYLSRGDRVGLAVYASTVRAFVLPDQGPAHGQKLAHLLVSATGTHDASRSDLDEADVAVRVLEHLRPLDARGLSDLRRGDLDRLASRADAVRPRAPFAPPSPEGRSPRERTLRRYLAAYGIESPPRGEAERHESGFMLAEVLAQIVKSKPKPSVVHVVAPAPSEVAQEKPVMDALRRLGRHSASITWSMPQFDPGLLPPWDAPTRADGSPSEEVADGARRVAWEEAAGVAAEAVLVRTRVAVSRSEAVLRRLGVRVTKIRATTTKRPDAADPKAT; via the coding sequence ATGCAGCTCTTTCCCACGCGCACGGCGGCGCACCTCAGCATCGCCGCGATCTCGGTCGCGGGCGTCGGCCTCGTCGCGCGCGAGCCGGCCATCGTCGGCTGGGGAGGAGCGATGCTGCTCGCGATGGCGCTCGCCCGCGCGGTCACGCTCGTCTCCGTCTCGCGCATCCGCGCCGCCGGCTTCGAGATGCTCTGGAGCGGACCACGCCGTGTCGTACGCACGGGCCGCGGCAGCACGATCGAGATCGAAGCCGAAGTACGGAACCGCGACACGCTCGCTGCGCGGTACGTGCGCCTCCGGCCGATCGCGTCGTCGCAGCTCCAGATCACGATCGAGCCCTCCGCAGGAGAGGTGATGGCCTCTGGGCGGCTCAAGGTGAAGGTCTCGGTGCACGCGCCGCGCGTAGGACAACACGGCGTGCACGGCCTCGCGCTCGAGGTGCACGGCGCGCCTGGACTCTTCGAGGTGCCTCTCACCTTCGCGAACCCCTTCGGCGTCGAGGTTCTGCCACGCCCCTTCGCAGCGTGGCTCCCCTCCCCGCGCGGCGGTCGCAGCAAGCTCCTCGCGTCGAGCGGTCGGCCCGGCCGCGCCCGCGGCGAAGGCAGCGATCTGCGCGAGCTGCGCGAGCATCTGCCAGGCGATCCGTTCCGGCGCATCGCGTGGAAGGCGAGCGCGCGGCGCGGGGTCCTGCTCGTGCGTGAGTTCGAGCGGGAAGAGCGGGACGTCGTGTGGGTCGTGCTCGACGCCTCGGTCGAGCTCTGGGCCGGCCCGCTCGGCCGCGCCCCGCTTGATCTCGCGATCGACGAGGCTGCATCGATCTGCACGCGGTACCTCTCGCGCGGCGATCGCGTGGGCCTCGCGGTCTACGCCTCGACCGTGCGCGCGTTCGTCCTGCCCGACCAGGGGCCCGCGCACGGACAGAAGCTCGCGCACCTGCTCGTCTCGGCGACGGGCACGCACGACGCCTCGCGCAGCGATCTCGACGAGGCCGACGTGGCCGTCCGGGTCCTCGAACACCTGAGACCACTCGACGCGCGCGGTTTGTCCGATCTGCGCCGCGGCGATCTCGACAGGCTCGCGTCGCGCGCCGACGCGGTTCGTCCCCGCGCGCCCTTCGCGCCGCCTTCGCCCGAGGGCCGGAGCCCCCGCGAGCGAACGCTCCGTCGCTACCTCGCCGCCTACGGCATCGAGTCTCCCCCACGCGGCGAGGCCGAGCGCCACGAGTCCGGCTTCATGCTCGCCGAGGTCCTCGCGCAGATCGTCAAGAGCAAGCCCAAGCCGAGCGTCGTGCACGTCGTCGCGCCCGCGCCCTCCGAGGTCGCCCAGGAAAAACCCGTCATGGACGCGCTGCGCCGCCTCGGGCGTCACTCGGCGTCGATCACCTGGTCGATGCCGCAGTTCGATCCGGGCCTGCTCCCGCCCTGGGATGCGCCGACGCGCGCAGACGGCTCGCCCTCGGAGGAGGTCGCGGACGGGGCGCGCCGCGTCGCCTGGGAGGAAGCTGCTGGGGTCGCCGCCGAGGCCGTGCTCGTCCGCACGCGTGTCGCTGTCAGCCGCAGCGAGGCCGTGCTCCGTCGCCTCGGCGTGCGCGTCACGAAGATCCGCGCCACGACGACGAAGCGCCCCGACGCAGCGGACCCGAAGGCGACTTGA